CTTTGCCTTGAATGACAAAAATGCCGTGTCCGCTTACAATAAAACGAACCTCATCGTCTGTGTGATGATGCTCTCTTTTAAAGTTCTCAAGCAGTTCATCAAGTTTCGGATTGGCATCTGACAATGAAATAACATCCTGTGCTTTGTAACCGCGGCGGTTAGAAATATCTTTAATTTCCGTTTCGAATGTATTGAGGATTTGTTGTTTTTCTTCTTCTGTCAGATCGTATTTCTCTGAGAGATGTTCCGGAAGCTTCGCGATATCCCATTGCTCATAAATCACCTCTTGACTATCCAAAAAGCTTGCTACTTCCTCTTGATTTTCAATCGTTGTATTTGTCTTATCATGAATACGAATTGTTGCCATTTCAGTTCCTCCTTTTAGTTAACCAGCTGGTGCTGGAGTGTTTTCAATTTCAAATGGTAGCTGAACAAAAATTCATACGCTTCAAGCACTCTTTTTGCTTCAAATGCTGTTTTTCCCCAAGCGGTAATACCGTGATTTCGGATCAGAACGGCTCCCGAATCTTCTGAAATCTCTTCCGCAAACAGTGCCGCAAGTGTCGGAATATGGGCTGGATTTTCAATGATCGGGATAGCCACTTCTGCATTCTCTTCCCACAGGCCGAGCGCTTTTATGATTTCCTGGCCTCTGAATGTGATTTTCTTTTGGTCTCGGTATAGCTCTGAGATCACATTATTGTTTACTGTATGGACATGCAGGCAGCATCCGGCATTGGTTTTATTGTACAAATGTGTGTGCAACAGCGTTTCCGCTGACGGTTTTAGAGAATGCCCGCTTTCGGCAGGCTCTCCGTTTTGATCCACCAGCAGAAAATCTTCATCCGTCTCTTTGCGTTTATCTTTACCGCTTGCGGTTACGAGAAAGGTTAAAGGCTCATCAGAAACTTTAATAGACAGGTTGCCGCTAGTCGCCGGAAACCAGTCTCTTTCGGCCAATTCCCGTTTTACTTCAGCGAGCTCTCGCCAGCGTTCTTGTTTTGCAGCCATTCCTGTACCTCCGTTACATTCTCGATTTCTTTTCTAATTTCATAAAAATCTTGATACGGGAGATGGTTTAGGTTCCGCTCCCTGCATTCGTTTAATAAATAATCCCTTGCAAAGCAAAGGTCGGACAGCTTTGCAGCCTCCACATCTG
The Bacillus vallismortis genome window above contains:
- the mtnD gene encoding acireductone dioxygenase, encoding MATIRIHDKTNTTIENQEEVASFLDSQEVIYEQWDIAKLPEHLSEKYDLTEEEKQQILNTFETEIKDISNRRGYKAQDVISLSDANPKLDELLENFKREHHHTDDEVRFIVSGHGIFVIQGKDGTFFDVRLNPGDLISVPENIRHYFTLQEDRKVVAVRIFVTTEGWVPIYEKDSVNQ
- a CDS encoding methylthioribulose 1-phosphate dehydratase, with translation MAAKQERWRELAEVKRELAERDWFPATSGNLSIKVSDEPLTFLVTASGKDKRKETDEDFLLVDQNGEPAESGHSLKPSAETLLHTHLYNKTNAGCCLHVHTVNNNVISELYRDQKKITFRGQEIIKALGLWEENAEVAIPIIENPAHIPTLAALFAEEISEDSGAVLIRNHGITAWGKTAFEAKRVLEAYEFLFSYHLKLKTLQHQLVN